A single window of uncultured Pseudodesulfovibrio sp. DNA harbors:
- the murD gene encoding UDP-N-acetylmuramoyl-L-alanine--D-glutamate ligase, with protein sequence MNRIVRNFIDQHILSGKQAVVVGVGKSGLAAARLLDVLGANVRVVDRSEDVTEDTLGELKGKVELVTGPHEKKHFSDADIIVFSPGVPVKKLAPVLEGIAPRTMVSELEFASWFIEAPMLAVTGSNGKTTTTTLISDILEQAGRTVFTGGNIGVPLCEYLLDMEPAEIIVLEVSSFQLQNCRLFKPHVGVFLNFAANHLDYHEDMEEYLEAKLTLFNRMTGEDIALMHESLRDVMKDHPFTNAHVEWFDATDRFDAPHLPGEHNRSNVEAAWQAVKQFGVTKEQAAKTILNFKSLAHRIEPVGEKKGVLYVNDSKATTLEAALAAVRSFDRPVRILMGGVWKGGDVVAFAKGIKGSVVHVGLFGGAREELEPELSKSFPVTWDETLEKAIKRQAAKADAGDVILLSPATASFDQYNGMAQRGADFKRVVGGLDD encoded by the coding sequence GTGAATCGTATCGTCCGCAACTTCATCGACCAACACATCCTCTCCGGCAAGCAGGCCGTAGTGGTTGGCGTGGGCAAATCAGGTCTGGCCGCAGCCCGTCTTCTCGACGTGTTGGGTGCCAACGTGCGCGTGGTGGACAGAAGCGAAGATGTGACCGAAGACACTCTGGGTGAACTCAAAGGGAAAGTGGAACTGGTCACTGGACCTCATGAAAAAAAGCATTTTTCAGACGCGGATATCATCGTATTCTCCCCGGGTGTGCCAGTAAAGAAACTTGCTCCGGTACTGGAAGGGATTGCTCCGCGTACAATGGTCTCCGAACTGGAATTTGCTTCATGGTTCATCGAGGCCCCCATGTTGGCCGTCACCGGCTCCAACGGCAAGACCACGACCACCACACTCATTTCCGACATTCTGGAACAGGCTGGCCGCACGGTCTTCACGGGTGGTAACATCGGCGTTCCTCTGTGCGAGTATCTGTTGGACATGGAACCCGCCGAGATCATCGTGCTTGAAGTCTCCAGCTTCCAGCTCCAGAATTGCCGCCTGTTCAAACCACATGTCGGTGTATTCCTGAATTTCGCAGCCAACCACCTCGACTACCATGAAGACATGGAAGAATACCTTGAGGCCAAGTTGACGCTGTTCAACCGAATGACCGGCGAAGACATTGCCCTCATGCATGAATCCCTACGTGACGTTATGAAGGACCATCCCTTCACCAACGCTCATGTCGAATGGTTCGACGCAACAGACCGTTTCGACGCCCCTCATCTTCCCGGAGAACACAACCGTTCCAATGTGGAAGCCGCGTGGCAGGCAGTGAAACAGTTCGGCGTAACCAAAGAACAAGCTGCCAAAACCATCCTCAATTTCAAGTCACTGGCCCACCGCATCGAACCTGTTGGTGAAAAAAAGGGCGTCCTGTACGTCAACGATTCCAAAGCCACCACACTGGAAGCAGCTTTGGCCGCAGTCCGCTCTTTCGATCGTCCGGTCCGCATTCTCATGGGCGGTGTTTGGAAAGGAGGCGATGTGGTCGCTTTTGCCAAGGGCATTAAAGGTTCGGTTGTTCATGTAGGTCTGTTCGGCGGAGCCAGAGAAGAACTGGAGCCAGAACTGTCCAAATCGTTCCCTGTGACATGGGATGAAACGTTGGAGAAGGCGATCAAACGGCAGGCTGCCAAAGCCGATGCTGGCGACGTCATCCTGCTTTCCCCTGCCACGGCCAGCTTTGATCAATACAACGGCATGGCCCAACGCGGTGCAGACTTCAAGCGTGTTGTGGGAGGTCTTGATGACTAA
- the murG gene encoding undecaprenyldiphospho-muramoylpentapeptide beta-N-acetylglucosaminyltransferase — protein MTLNRVVLTTGGTGGHIFPALAVATELTLRNKGVEIMFMGGPGPEGDMARKHGLRFLELPASGIMGRGIPGLLSGLGWLGTGLPKAVAAVWGFKPDAVIGFGGYAGFCPVVAAKILGIPTAIHEQNSVPGMANKVLGKMVKRIFLSFPDALRVFPTHKTYLTGNPVRLDIIKAASKRRTRPEGKRVLVLGGSQGARPINDAVIKALPSLMEAGVTLVHQAGKMDFNRVRASYETAGSDPAQVHEFIEDMGTEYALCDLAICRSGATTVFEIAAAGVPAIFVPFPQATHNHQTMNAKAMSDIGAARLLPQSELTGESLATATLDLLNTPEQLTDMETAARDFAKVKAAADIASGLEALTA, from the coding sequence ATGACGCTCAACAGAGTTGTTCTCACCACAGGCGGCACAGGCGGCCACATCTTCCCGGCTTTGGCCGTTGCCACAGAACTCACCTTGCGCAACAAGGGTGTTGAAATCATGTTCATGGGCGGTCCCGGCCCGGAAGGCGACATGGCACGCAAGCATGGTCTCCGTTTTCTGGAACTTCCAGCCTCAGGCATTATGGGACGAGGTATCCCCGGTCTCCTTTCCGGCCTTGGCTGGCTCGGCACTGGCCTGCCCAAAGCCGTCGCCGCAGTCTGGGGATTCAAGCCGGACGCAGTTATCGGTTTCGGCGGTTATGCAGGCTTCTGCCCCGTTGTTGCAGCTAAGATTCTCGGTATCCCCACGGCTATCCACGAACAAAATTCCGTTCCCGGCATGGCCAACAAGGTGCTGGGCAAAATGGTCAAACGAATTTTCTTAAGCTTTCCGGACGCCCTGCGGGTGTTCCCGACGCACAAAACGTATCTCACCGGCAATCCGGTGCGACTCGACATCATCAAAGCGGCATCCAAGCGCAGAACCAGACCTGAAGGCAAACGGGTTCTCGTACTCGGAGGCAGTCAGGGCGCACGGCCCATCAATGATGCCGTTATCAAGGCACTCCCCTCGCTCATGGAGGCAGGTGTCACTTTGGTGCATCAGGCAGGCAAAATGGACTTCAACAGAGTTCGCGCCTCCTATGAAACTGCAGGATCCGATCCTGCACAGGTGCACGAATTTATCGAGGACATGGGGACCGAATATGCACTCTGTGATCTGGCAATTTGCCGATCCGGCGCAACAACGGTCTTCGAAATCGCGGCGGCAGGGGTTCCGGCCATTTTCGTGCCTTTCCCCCAAGCCACCCACAACCATCAGACAATGAACGCCAAAGCCATGTCGGACATCGGCGCGGCCCGGTTGCTCCCCCAGTCGGAACTGACTGGGGAATCGTTGGCGACCGCCACACTGGATTTGCTCAACACCCCCGAGCAGTTGACCGACATGGAAACAGCGGCACGCGATTTCGCCAAGGTGAAAGCGGCCGCGGATATAGCGTCAGGGTTGGAAGCCCTGACGGCGTAG
- the ftsW gene encoding putative lipid II flippase FtsW: MTNRLNAKKNGTARGRIDPWLLTATMILGGFGLIMVLSSSGIMAERVYGDKYFFFKRQLMFTGVGLAAMFCCMQIPRRVLYSMTYIWVGIAITLLGLCISPLGVSVNGASRWINLGPVNLQPLEYAKVALVLYLAYFFARKQDMVRTFSVGFLPPFLVTGFLCGLLLLQPDFGGAVVMSGLLFFMCLVGGTRFSYLFISLIFAGGAGWLLISSSPYRFKRWTAFLDPFASAQNEGYQLVQSLYAFGSGKIFGTGIGAGQRKLFFLPEAHNDFIMAVVGEELGFVGMSLFFIAIGFFLIRAFRVTLKVEDLQDRFTAFGVTCILALGMILNLAVVLGTVPPKGVAMPFISYGGSSLTVSFICAGILLNLSRRVKA; this comes from the coding sequence ATGACTAACCGCCTCAACGCCAAGAAAAACGGAACCGCCAGAGGGCGCATTGATCCGTGGCTGCTCACTGCCACCATGATTCTCGGCGGCTTCGGCCTCATCATGGTCCTGTCCTCATCCGGCATCATGGCCGAACGGGTCTATGGCGATAAATATTTCTTCTTCAAACGGCAGCTCATGTTCACAGGCGTGGGCCTCGCTGCCATGTTCTGCTGCATGCAGATTCCCCGGCGAGTACTCTACTCCATGACTTATATATGGGTCGGCATTGCCATTACACTGCTCGGGTTATGTATCTCGCCACTCGGTGTCTCAGTCAACGGAGCCAGTCGATGGATCAATCTGGGACCGGTCAATCTTCAGCCTCTGGAATATGCCAAGGTTGCGCTGGTACTGTACCTCGCCTACTTTTTCGCTCGAAAACAGGACATGGTCCGCACCTTCTCAGTCGGCTTTTTACCGCCTTTCCTCGTAACCGGCTTCCTGTGCGGACTGTTGTTACTGCAACCCGATTTCGGTGGTGCCGTGGTCATGTCCGGCCTGCTCTTTTTCATGTGTCTGGTGGGCGGCACCCGGTTCAGCTACCTGTTTATCTCGCTCATTTTCGCAGGTGGTGCGGGATGGTTGCTCATTTCGTCCTCCCCATATCGCTTCAAACGGTGGACTGCCTTTCTCGATCCGTTCGCCTCGGCACAGAATGAAGGCTACCAACTGGTGCAATCCCTGTACGCTTTCGGTTCCGGCAAAATTTTCGGCACAGGCATCGGCGCAGGCCAGCGCAAACTGTTCTTTTTGCCCGAAGCACACAACGATTTCATCATGGCTGTTGTCGGTGAAGAACTCGGTTTTGTCGGTATGTCCCTTTTCTTTATCGCCATTGGATTTTTCCTTATCAGAGCCTTCCGTGTGACGCTCAAGGTGGAAGACCTGCAAGACAGATTCACCGCATTCGGTGTGACCTGTATTCTGGCCCTCGGCATGATCCTGAACCTTGCGGTCGTACTGGGCACAGTCCCACCCAAGGGCGTTGCCATGCCATTTATCAGCTATGGCGGTTCCAGTCTGACTGTCTCCTTCATCTGCGCAGGTATCCTGCTGAATCTCTCCCGGAGGGTAAAAGCATGA
- the murC gene encoding UDP-N-acetylmuramate--L-alanine ligase yields MRARVNTIHMVGIGGSGMNGIAEVLINMGFEITGSDLSASAAVRRLEKLGATVFIGHGADNVGNADVLIKSTAIPSKNPELVEARERGIPIIPRAEMLAELMRLRTGIAVAGTHGKTTTTSLMATIFTEAGLDPTVIIGGKLNTYGANARLGDGDYLIAEADESDGSFLRLSPIITVVTNVDKDHMDFYDNQDAIDLSFIRFMNSIPFYGMNVVCGDDEGVQRLLPLIKRPYLTYGIGPQNRLRGEILSSHLRSLFKVYLDGEEWGEVTVAQPGTHNVLNSLACIGVALEAGLKKEDIIAGLANFGGVGRRFDRKGEHKGVMVVDDYGHHPAEIQANLKTAKECYPDRRLVVAFQPHRFSRTQALFGEFCKAFTDADLLLLTEIYPASESPIPGVSGLSLAQGIKQVSETKVQFFPDFDSIEKRLKDTLKPGDLFMTQGAGSIWRIGENWLNQDDEPNDNEE; encoded by the coding sequence ATGCGCGCTCGCGTGAACACCATTCATATGGTGGGCATCGGCGGCTCTGGCATGAACGGCATCGCAGAAGTTCTCATCAACATGGGATTCGAAATCACTGGCTCGGATCTGTCCGCCTCGGCGGCAGTCAGACGACTGGAAAAACTCGGAGCCACGGTTTTCATCGGCCATGGCGCGGACAACGTGGGCAACGCTGATGTGCTCATCAAGTCCACGGCCATCCCTTCCAAAAACCCGGAACTGGTGGAAGCCCGTGAACGCGGTATCCCCATCATCCCCCGTGCCGAAATGCTGGCCGAACTCATGCGGTTACGCACTGGCATCGCCGTTGCCGGAACCCATGGAAAAACCACGACCACTTCACTCATGGCAACAATTTTCACGGAAGCAGGTCTTGATCCCACCGTCATCATCGGCGGCAAGCTGAATACGTACGGCGCCAACGCACGACTCGGCGACGGCGATTACCTCATTGCCGAAGCTGATGAGTCTGATGGTTCGTTCCTGCGTCTGTCCCCGATCATCACCGTGGTGACAAACGTGGACAAGGACCACATGGATTTCTACGACAATCAGGATGCCATTGACCTGTCATTCATCCGATTCATGAACTCCATCCCCTTCTACGGCATGAACGTGGTTTGCGGCGATGACGAAGGGGTACAGCGATTGCTGCCTCTGATCAAACGCCCATATCTGACCTACGGAATCGGACCGCAGAATCGCCTGCGCGGTGAAATCCTCAGCTCTCACCTGCGCTCTTTGTTCAAAGTCTATCTGGACGGCGAAGAATGGGGTGAAGTCACCGTGGCCCAGCCCGGCACTCACAACGTGTTAAACTCTCTGGCCTGCATCGGCGTGGCCCTTGAAGCGGGACTGAAAAAAGAGGACATCATCGCCGGCCTTGCCAACTTTGGCGGCGTGGGCCGTCGTTTTGACCGCAAAGGTGAACATAAAGGCGTCATGGTCGTGGATGACTATGGCCATCACCCGGCTGAGATTCAGGCCAACCTCAAAACCGCCAAGGAGTGCTATCCTGATCGGCGGTTGGTTGTAGCCTTTCAGCCGCACCGTTTTTCACGGACACAGGCTCTATTCGGCGAATTTTGCAAAGCATTCACTGACGCGGACCTGCTCCTGCTCACGGAAATTTATCCGGCATCGGAATCGCCCATTCCCGGCGTCTCCGGTCTTTCTCTGGCTCAGGGAATCAAACAGGTTTCTGAAACCAAGGTGCAGTTTTTCCCGGATTTCGATTCCATTGAAAAACGACTCAAAGACACACTCAAACCCGGCGACCTGTTCATGACACAAGGAGCAGGTTCCATCTGGCGCATCGGTGAGAACTGGCTCAACCAGGACGACGAACCGAACGACAACGAGGAATAG